The Quercus lobata isolate SW786 chromosome 4, ValleyOak3.0 Primary Assembly, whole genome shotgun sequence genome segment CTTTATGAGGTTATGTTTAATAAACACAGGAGGTGGAGAGCATTGTCTGTCCTTCCATTTTAGAAGGTACAAACACAAATGGTAAAAGACCTCGAGAATTGTTTATAGAAAGCCATAAAGAGTTGGtgaaagaaggagaaaaatggATGAAGGGGACAACATCTTCTTGTACAGTGGTAGCTGCTCTGATTGTTACCATTATGTTTGCAATAGCAATTACTGTTCCAGGTGGCAACAAACAAGATTCAGGCATGCCAACCTTCTTAAATGAGAAGGTTTTTATGGTCTTTATAATATCTGATGCTCTGTCTCTGCTTTCTGCCTCAACCTCATTGTTGATGTTTCTTTGCATCCTCACATCACGTTATGCAAAGGAAGATTTCCTTATATCCTTACCCAAAAAGATGATAGTAGGCCTTGCCACCCTTATCCTCTCTATAGCAACAAtgatgataaatttttgtgcttCTCTTTTCATTATTCTACCAGGAAAATCACAGGTGGTCATTCCTATCATTATCATGCTACTGTTCCAGTTACCCTATTCGCATGGATGCAATTTCGCCTTCTTATTGACATGGTCATTTCAACATATGCATCAAGGATCTTAGACAAGAAAGCGAAGTATGGGTCATAAGTTATTTATGGTGCAGAGTgatgttagaaattattatttttactttgtttcaAAAGATAACTGATGAACTTTCCTCTTGTGATGGAtattgtgtgtttttatttttattttttcattttagacCTTTTTatcttaaatcaaataaatcataactccattatatattttcattctttatattatctat includes the following:
- the LOC115985268 gene encoding uncharacterized protein LOC115985268; the protein is MIKAVKQGRVEFVTEILKACPDLVWCVEKSKDRHIFMVAVLCRYPAMNLSFTFRNNEVESIVCPSILEGTNTNGKRPRELFIESHKELVKEGEKWMKGTTSSCTVVAALIVTIMFAIAITVPGGNKQDSGMPTFLNEKVFMVFIISDALSLLSASTSLLMKITGGHSYHYHATVPVTLFAWMQFRLLIDMVISTYASRILDKKAKYGS